A section of the Alphaproteobacteria bacterium genome encodes:
- the sdhD gene encoding succinate dehydrogenase, hydrophobic membrane anchor protein, with protein MSSPTRYRSPLAGARGHGAARSGAGHWIAQRVTALALIPLTLWFVASVIALIGADHASFSAWMANPLVAVPMVLFLLAGFYHAMLGVQVVIEDYIQSEGWKTALVIGMKFIFVFLGGLGVFSVLKIAFGG; from the coding sequence ATGTCATCACCGACGCGATACCGTTCGCCGCTCGCTGGCGCGCGCGGGCATGGCGCCGCGCGCAGCGGTGCCGGCCACTGGATCGCGCAGCGCGTGACGGCGCTGGCGCTCATTCCGTTGACACTCTGGTTCGTCGCCTCCGTCATCGCGCTTATCGGCGCCGATCACGCCAGCTTTTCCGCCTGGATGGCAAATCCGCTGGTGGCGGTGCCGATGGTCCTGTTCCTGCTCGCAGGCTTCTATCATGCAATGCTCGGTGTCCAGGTGGTGATCGAGGATTACATTCAGAGCGAGGGGTGGAAGACCGCTCTGGTGATCGGAATGAAATTCATTTTCGTATTCCTCGGAGGACTGGGCGTGTTCTCGGTCCTGAAAATCGCGTTTGGAGGTTAG
- the sdhC gene encoding succinate dehydrogenase, cytochrome b556 subunit, which translates to MSGTGNQTERPLSPHLQIYKPQWTSVLSITHRATGLALALGTLLIVYWLVAAASGPEAFAAAQACIGSSLGRLALFGWSAALFYHLANGVRHLFWDAGRGFELETAYLSGLGVLAATVILTTLAWLLGYWVMGAF; encoded by the coding sequence ATGTCCGGCACCGGCAACCAGACAGAGCGGCCCCTTTCGCCGCATTTGCAGATTTACAAACCGCAATGGACAAGCGTCTTGTCCATTACCCATCGGGCGACGGGGCTCGCCCTGGCGCTCGGCACGCTGCTGATCGTCTACTGGCTGGTCGCCGCCGCCAGCGGGCCCGAAGCATTCGCCGCCGCGCAGGCCTGCATCGGATCTTCATTGGGGCGGCTGGCGCTGTTCGGCTGGAGTGCCGCGCTCTTCTATCACCTCGCCAATGGCGTGCGGCATCTCTTCTGGGACGCGGGGCGCGGTTTCGAACTCGAAACAGCCTATCTCAGCGGGCTCGGGGTCCTGGCCGCCACTGTCATCCTGACCACCCTGGCCTGGCTGCTGGGCTACTGGGTCATGGGGGCTTTCTGA
- a CDS encoding CoA ester lyase, which produces MMTAARPRRSMLYMPGSNARALEKGRSLKADALILDLEDAVAPDAKVEARRLVSEALAAGGYGGREILVRTNGLNSPWGVADVVAAARSGAHGVLLPKVESADTVRQVAAILAAEGAPADQAIWCMMETPRGILHAEEIADAPRMGGFVLGTSDLTKDLQAHHTLDRLPMQASLAICLLAARAAGIACIDGVHLDLEDAAGLQSACRQGADMGFDGKSLIHPRQIDAANDAFRPSEDELVWSRRIIDAHGEAEASGAGVVVVDGRLVENLHVENAKRIVKLAEQITALEKASG; this is translated from the coding sequence ATGATGACGGCTGCCCGACCCCGCCGGTCCATGCTCTACATGCCGGGCTCCAACGCGCGCGCGCTCGAAAAGGGGCGTTCGCTCAAGGCGGACGCGCTGATCCTCGATCTTGAAGACGCCGTCGCGCCCGATGCCAAGGTCGAGGCGCGCCGGCTGGTGAGTGAGGCGCTCGCCGCGGGTGGGTATGGCGGGCGTGAGATCCTGGTGCGCACCAACGGCCTCAACTCGCCCTGGGGTGTTGCCGACGTGGTGGCCGCCGCCCGATCGGGCGCGCACGGTGTCCTGCTGCCCAAGGTGGAAAGCGCCGATACAGTGCGTCAGGTGGCCGCGATCCTGGCGGCCGAGGGCGCGCCGGCGGACCAGGCCATCTGGTGCATGATGGAAACGCCGCGCGGCATCCTGCATGCCGAGGAGATCGCCGATGCACCGCGCATGGGCGGCTTCGTGCTCGGCACCAGCGACCTGACCAAGGATTTGCAGGCCCATCACACGCTTGATCGGCTGCCGATGCAGGCCAGCCTCGCCATCTGCCTGCTGGCGGCGCGGGCGGCCGGGATCGCCTGCATCGACGGCGTCCATCTCGATCTTGAGGACGCGGCCGGGCTCCAATCGGCCTGCCGGCAGGGGGCGGATATGGGGTTCGACGGCAAATCGCTCATTCATCCTCGACAGATCGACGCTGCCAATGATGCCTTCCGGCCGAGCGAGGACGAACTCGTCTGGTCGCGCCGGATCATCGACGCCCACGGCGAGGCGGAGGCCAGCGGGGCGGGGGTCGTCGTCGTGGACGGGCGCCTCGTCGAGAATCTTCATGTCGAGAACGCCAAACGGATCGTCAAGCTGGCCGAACAGATCACGGCGCTGGAAAAGGCGTCCGGCTAG